One genomic window of Phycisphaerales bacterium includes the following:
- a CDS encoding HU family DNA-binding protein — protein MAKKTASRSRKKTTKKTVRRTKTTARSRKAPARKTSTRRAGTATKSTGTKITGARGKPRTKSEIQALIAEHVGISKKEVAQVFDTMSTMIAADLKKGSVGTFNVPGMMKVTVQRKPATKARKGINPFTGEPTVFKAKPARNVVKVRPLKGLKDMVA, from the coding sequence ATGGCCAAGAAGACCGCAAGTCGTTCCCGCAAGAAGACCACCAAGAAAACCGTCCGTCGCACCAAGACCACGGCCCGCAGCCGCAAGGCGCCGGCCCGCAAGACCTCGACCCGCCGCGCCGGTACCGCCACCAAGTCGACCGGCACCAAGATCACCGGCGCCCGCGGCAAGCCCCGCACCAAGAGCGAGATCCAGGCCCTCATCGCCGAGCACGTGGGCATCTCCAAGAAGGAGGTCGCCCAGGTCTTCGACACGATGAGCACCATGATCGCCGCCGACCTCAAGAAGGGCAGCGTGGGCACCTTCAACGTGCCCGGCATGATGAAGGTCACCGTCCAGCGCAAGCCTGCCACCAAGGCTCGCAAGGGCATCAACCCCTTCACCGGCGAGCCCACCGTCTTCAAGGCCAAGCCCGCCCGCAACGTCGTCAAGGTCCGTCCGCTCAAGGGCCTGAAGGACATGGTCGCCTAA
- a CDS encoding NAD(P)-dependent oxidoreductase: MKNSAKSGTTDAEVLVSRSIPGDFDAAGASVRVLGEALPAREDLLAALPGARILVSMFTDRVDAELLAAAEGSLQGVCQYAVGTDNIDFEACKDAGVVVTNTPDAVTEGTADLAWALLLAVARRVVEADAYARSEAYPAGGPLGMSDFLGADLTGRTLLIVGAGRIGRAVALRSIGWGMRVLYVARSRHWDFELAPLAAERVELEEGLQRADVVSLHTPLTDATRHLIDKRRLGLMKESAILINTARGPVVDEAALAEALASGQIWGAGLDVFEREPAVHPGLIKATNAVLTPHIGSGERRYREMMTAMVAENVRAILEGEEPPNRVG; encoded by the coding sequence GTGAAAAACAGTGCAAAATCTGGAACGACGGACGCCGAGGTACTGGTTTCGCGGTCGATTCCGGGCGATTTCGACGCCGCCGGCGCAAGCGTGCGCGTGCTGGGCGAGGCGCTCCCGGCTCGCGAAGACCTGCTCGCCGCGCTGCCCGGTGCCCGCATCCTGGTCTCGATGTTTACCGACAGGGTGGACGCCGAGTTGCTCGCCGCGGCCGAGGGCTCGCTCCAGGGCGTGTGCCAGTACGCGGTCGGAACCGACAACATCGACTTCGAGGCCTGCAAGGACGCCGGCGTCGTCGTCACGAACACGCCCGATGCGGTGACCGAGGGCACCGCCGACCTGGCGTGGGCCCTGCTGCTGGCCGTGGCGCGGCGGGTGGTCGAGGCCGACGCCTATGCCCGAAGCGAGGCGTACCCCGCGGGCGGGCCGCTCGGCATGAGCGACTTCCTCGGGGCCGACCTGACCGGCCGGACGCTGCTGATCGTGGGCGCAGGACGGATCGGCCGTGCGGTGGCACTGCGGTCGATCGGCTGGGGCATGCGCGTGCTGTACGTGGCGCGAAGCCGGCACTGGGACTTCGAGCTGGCGCCGCTGGCGGCCGAGCGGGTGGAGCTAGAAGAGGGACTGCAGCGGGCGGACGTGGTGAGCCTGCACACGCCGCTGACCGACGCGACGCGGCACTTGATCGACAAGCGGCGGCTGGGGCTGATGAAGGAGAGCGCCATCCTCATCAACACGGCCCGCGGCCCGGTGGTGGACGAGGCGGCGCTGGCCGAGGCGCTGGCGTCGGGCCAGATCTGGGGCGCGGGGTTGGACGTGTTCGAGCGCGAGCCGGCGGTGCATCCGGGGCTGATCAAGGCGACCAACGCTGTGCTCACGCCGCACATCGGCAGCGGCGAGCGCCGGTATCGCGAGATGATGACGGCGATGGTGGCTGAGAACGTGCGGGCGATTCTGGAGGGCGAGGAGCCGCCGAATCGGGTCGGCTGA